AAAAAATTGCGTTTGAATTTTAAAGAAGAATTAGAACTATCTTCAAAAAATTCCCGATCTTTAGCAAGCGTTTTAAGGGTTTCTTTAGGGGTGTAGAGTAAGGGGCGAACGATCGCATAAGATTCTCTTTTTTCATAGGCTTGAAAGCTTAAAAGCGTGTTTAATCCAGCACCTTTACTTAATTGCATCAAAAACCATTCCAGTCTGTCATTCAAGTGGTGCGCTAAAATCAAATGTTTGTAAGAATGCTCTTTGATTAGGGTTTCAAAAAAATCATAACGAACTTTTCTCGCTTGCATTTCAAAATTGCGCGCAATCTTTGGAGCGTAATGGATATGGCATTTTTTATGGTGTGTTTTTGCGAGTTTTTGAGCGTGTTGGATGATTTCAAGGCGTTGTTTTTGCGTGTTATAATCCACTAAAGCGATGTCAAAAGCGATGTTTTCTCCAACTAAAAGATGAAACAAGCAAATAGAATCCAACCCACCTGAAAAACCCAATAAATTTTTCCCCTCTCTTAAAGGCTCTAAATAGGTTTTAAAATCTCGCGCTATCAAATCGGTGCTAAACGCATGCTGAATGGGTTGCGCTTTTATGAAGTTTCCTTGTGGATTAAAACGCCTTTGAGTAAGCTCGCGCCTTCTATGCCTAAAATTTCATTCCTGAGTTTTTCCACTTCATTCAAACCTGGAGCTTTTGCGTGAACGGCTTTATTGCGGATGTTTTGAATGAGGCTTAGGCTTTTTGAAAAAGGATAATTGATGAATCTTTTTAAGTTTTCTTCTAAATGGTCTTGGACTTTTTCGTGTTTGAGTAGGAGTTTCATGGTCCCAAGATTGGGCTTTTTAGCGAAAAAATCTTCAAGCGTAAAAGATTTTCCTTGGACTTTATAAACTAAATCATAAAGGCTGGGATCTTTTTTGCAAACCTTTAAAAGAACTTGTTTAGCAAAAGTATAAATTTCGTATTCTAAGGTTTTGGAGTATTTGACGATGATGCTGGTAAAATCATTCAAAAGATCGTTTTCGCTTTGTAAAAGCTCTAATTCTGCATGAATGATGTTATTGATGCTATCAGGGTGTAAGAGGTAAAAAAGCCTTTTGCCAAAAACAAAACGCATGAAATTTTCTTGCATGGTTAAATATTCTTTGCTTTTATACACGCTCAGATAATGTTTTTCATCGCCTAAAAAGTAAGAACGCTCTTCTTTTAACTTAACCGGCAAAGGATAAACATAATTATTCCCATAAATGGCGTAAGTGTGGTTGTTTGGCGCAATGAAATTGGCTAAAAATTGATCCCTTAAAAGGCTGAAGTCTTCCCTGACTAATTCCCTTAAATCGCTGATAATAAAAAAGTCTTCCACTTCCAAATTTTTTTCTTTATAATAACTAGGGATCAAACTCTCATCAATCTCTTTAGAAACCTTTACCACCTTAGCGGCAAATAAATTAGCGTAATCGGTCAAAAAAAGCTGCAAAAAATTTTTTT
This DNA window, taken from Helicobacter pylori, encodes the following:
- a CDS encoding HP0729 family protein translates to MNHLLILYNPYYQQDVIQQHLSVLQEKSQVGFGKIRSKLNDQEKHDSLEEIYKATNEKNFLQLFLTDYANLFAAKVVKVSKEIDESLIPSYYKEKNLEVEDFFIISDLRELVREDFSLLRDQFLANFIAPNNHTYAIYGNNYVYPLPVKLKEERSYFLGDEKHYLSVYKSKEYLTMQENFMRFVFGKRLFYLLHPDSINNIIHAELELLQSENDLLNDFTSIIVKYSKTLEYEIYTFAKQVLLKVCKKDPSLYDLVYKVQGKSFTLEDFFAKKPNLGTMKLLLKHEKVQDHLEENLKRFINYPFSKSLSLIQNIRNKAVHAKAPGLNEVEKLRNEILGIEGASLLKGVLIHKETS
- the tilS gene encoding tRNA lysidine(34) synthetase TilS — protein: MIARDFKTYLEPLREGKNLLGFSGGLDSICLFHLLVGENIAFDIALVDYNTQKQRLEIIQHAQKLAKTHHKKCHIHYAPKIARNFEMQARKVRYDFFETLIKEHSYKHLILAHHLNDRLEWFLMQLSKGAGLNTLLSFQAYEKRESYAIVRPLLYTPKETLKTLAKDREFFEDSSNSSLKFKRNFFRKNYANSLMQHYSKGIIQSFKFLDQEKERLYPLMPVSQMHGITFFKRSQNALFMVDKILKQKGYVLSFSQKEEIKRHFFSLEIAQKFIIESDKEHVFIALKPPKTLSMPKDFKDRARRLDIPKRLRPVLYAEFLKQPTHGFLTRFKQSLINL